The genomic interval gccatgtTCCTGATGGAGGAGGTGCGCGTCCTGGAGGAGACCAAGGGGATCAACCTCCCCAACTTCCTCCTGAGGTCCGCGTTCCTCGTCTTGCTCAAGAAGAAGGTGGAGACCGTCATGCACGTGCCGCACGAGCTCGTGAACGAGGTGTGGGGTTACGTGGAGGATGTGGTGATGAACATCCTTCTCAAGCACTCCGAGAACTTCCCCCAGGTGCagccgtcgtgccgccgcgccgtgcagACACTGATGGACAAGGCGCGGGCGCGGTCGGCGCAGCACGTCAAGGAGCTGATCGAGATGGAGCTCGTCTCCGACTACACGGCGAACCCGGATTACATGAGGACGTGGACGGAGATCATGGAGGGCCACGATAGTTTCATGGAGGCCGTGGAGGACGGCTCCAAGCCCGCGAGGATCACCCTGGAGGGCTTTGGGGAGGTGGACGTTTCGCACCTGAGGGCGCACGCCGGCTTGGCCGGGCAGGCGTTCGACCTGAGGGCGCGGCTCACCGCGTACTGGAGGAGCATCGTGCTCCGCCTCGTCGACGGGCTGGCGCTGCACGTGCTTCGGGGCGTCAAGCGCCTCGTGGAGCACGACCTTGAGGCGGAGCTCGCGGATGAGCTCCTGGGCAACAAGATGGCCGGCGTGGAGAGGATGctggcgccgtcgccgagcaccGGCGCCAAGCGCGAGCGCCTGAAGAAGAGCATCGTCCTGCTGCGGCAGTCCAAGGAGGTTGTCGCGAACATCATGGACAGGATCAGCGCCGCAGGTGAAGTTTAGGCTGTTGCCTTAGGTCAAAACTTTGGATTTATGGTGTTGCCATGTGCTGTTGTGGCGTGTTGCTAGCTGTGAACCTAAGTTGACTGCCGTCTGCTGTTATGGTTAACTTTTGATTCGTAATGTTGCGGTGGGCATATGCATCACTAATTGTCCTGTTTTGTTTAACTGAAACATATATGTATCAGCGCtgatacatatatgtatgcaaaaatCGTACTAATTTATCGTATGCATTGTAATTTTCTATAAGTATCTTTAGTATGGATAAAGCCCAAGTATTGCTGGGTCTAGTGAGGAAAACACCTATATATTTCCTTGTTTATTTTTGCCCGGATGTTGAACGCAAGTTAGTAAATCTGAAAGCATTACAAACTTACAATccaatattacaaaatatagaattttaaaaatgtactcttagaataaataaattttacaaaatatagaattttaCGTGAATTGCCGTCCATGAAATGAAATTGACACTTTATTAACTGAAACATCGAGTAACTGTACAAAGCTTTTTGTTGGTGATAAACGATTCACACCACGTTCAAGTACAACAAAAGGACAGTACCTTTCACGCCCTTATCTAATATACTCGTGCTTCAAAAATAGCTGACAGCACTAATGTGTTGGGCATTGTACAATAGGCAGTAGCACTTAATAATAACAACGGCATCCACGTTACTGGAGGAGAAAAGGCTACTGGTTTGGCTCCATAAGCTGACATTAGCCTTGAGGAAAGCTGCAAGATATGCAATTCAACATTTAAGACATGAAATTGATGGTACAGTCTGCAGATGGCGTTTTAGATAGGTACGCACCTTCAAATGTATCACCGCAATGAGACAGCACAACAATAGGAGCACCCTCCTTGTCCAGCCGCCACAGAATTTCATTACCTTTGAGAGAATTTTCTTGTCTGAGAGGTTCGCTAAAGACACTGAAGCACTTGGCAGTAGATATCCTGACTCAGGGTTTGAATTTGTTGGGTTGACCGTGTTTTCTGTTCTTCTGCTGTGCCGCAAACAAGCAACAGCCTTCTCTGCAAACAAACTATATATTACAACTACAACAGGGACAACCACCAGGTATAGGAAAGGCAGTGTAATAACCAGCACATCTGGGTTGCTCGATTTGTTCCAGGTCAAGTCTTCACCAAGAGATGGGATGCTCCATCCGGATAAGTACATTTGAGCAATTTCTCCTTTCTCAGATGTCGCATGACCCCAAAACCATGGCATTTCAATAAGCCAAATAACATATATGAGCAAAGAAAACCAGATGGGTCTATTCCTTGCACCCTCCATTAGAAACCAGACCAACCAAAAGTAAGCTTTCCTCGGCTGGATAGGGGATAGCATAACTGACACGGTCCATCTTTGGTATGTCAAACTTTTCTTCATAAAATGATACAGCAATTTGGGAGCAAACAATAGTACAATTATGAAGGCAAAATTACTCCACAGAAGAACTTGATACATGTCTTCCCATTGGACTTCAAAAATCAAGTAGTTCAGACATGGACGTGATTGAATTTGCACTTTACCCTCAACTGAAAATGGTCGTCGCTCGCTTGATGTCTTCCCACCCTGAGAATCCTGAGCAAAAACTTGCAACCAGTAGCGAGTAGGGGATGGACTTTTGTAGTTTTCAGCATTCCATTCCGCATGGAACAAAGGTTTGTGAACAGATGGTGTGGCAACAAGCTGCAGTGGTATTTCTTCAACTATCTTAAACTCATTATGAGAGTCAAAAACTCTTGCACTCACATTGCGGATCACCTGATTAGAGAAAACAAGAACATTTATATCATTTCTCGTTGACCAATTCATTGATTCCAATGTATTCATACTTCTTGAATCTGTTGGGTATGTGATCAAGATGGAAGTTTGGAATGCCTGTTTTAGTGTGTGGTCTATGAAAGAGATTGCACCTCCATCAATTGCTAAAATCCTCATCAGTCTTGACTCTTTCCAGTCTCCAAGTTCCCATTCCCAATAGCTTGTTTTCTGCTCTTGTGTTGTTGCACTCATTTCATGAAACCGCCAAAGCTGCTTACTAATTTTCGCGTGCAGATGGCCACATAGATATGCTGAAATTGACTGCTTTGCAAATGTACTTTCATAACGTTGTCCTTTTTGAGATGAAGTAGTGAATGACATAGGGTAATGTCCAAAAACTACTTTTGTTATTGGAACATTGGAATGATTGGACCAGTATTGAAGTTCTGAATTAACAGCGTCTATCCTCTTATCAGTAGGATGGCCAAATAAATTAGCTGGATATCGAATGCCAATACTCATTGTATCATCTATGCCAAGGAAGAGATAATTCCTGCGTCCCTACAGTACCTTTTAGGATAAAATTCAGGCCCAGCATTGTAAGCAGAATTAGCAGAGATGCGTGGCATATAAATGGTACAAGAATTTTGACAATGTATTATGCACAGATAATCCAACATAGACAATGTGTTATGCACAGATAgcccaacataaaaaaaaaaatctcctctaGTACTGTTATGACACCATTAGAAATCTATATAAGTGCTAGAGACAAAGTGGGTTACGGAAATTATAAGGCACAGATAAGACATAATTTGATTCGTAATAGCTGCCAAAGATAAATAGAGTTATAGTTTAGTAAATTTAACTACCATTGTAGGTTGACACAGGCCAGTTATGGTTTAAGTGCTGAATGTATAGCCACCTTCATCTGTCCTGCTATTGAGTGTACATTAAGCGAGTCTGAAGGTGCATTGACATCAGTATAGCACACTACATCATTATTGTTACATATAAATGCAATTATTAGTAAATTATAATTGATGGTCAAGTCTAGTTAGCAAGAGCTGTTCTCCATTGAGTAAGATGGTTTAGTGCTATGTTCAAGCTTATCGTACATTTCTGCTTCAAGTATCATCAGTATGATATTGAAGCATGATGTATTTGTAGTACTACATGCCCAGTATCACACGAGAGTAATATTTATTATGGACCAATAGATATTGTTCTACCAGCTAACCAAAGAGGACGTTCAATAATCAAGGCAGAGGAGCATTAATTCTGTGCACAGTAATCAGCGGTATAAAGTGCAGGTCAATGTTCAACTGAAGCTCTGACAGCAAATATGTTATAGTATGCTTTACATCTTCAAAGAAGCAGAATATAGAACTGGATTAATTGAAAGATAACTGTACACTGGATTATGCGCATGACAAATAATAAGTCATGATAAACGACTATGAACAAAATTAATTGTGCCTAACAAGGAGATCAGACAAGAAGATAAGGAGTACCTGAAGCAAAATGCTACTGATGGTGCTTAATCGGTCAAGCTGTGAGTTCACACTGTAAGTTGAGAAGAAATCCAATTTTCCTCCCCTATAGGGAACTCCATATGTATCATGATTACCTCTAATATCAAATATCCTGCTCTTATCAATACCACCTATTCCAACAATTGCATCAATAGCTTTTTTGTATGTAATCCATTCCCTCTCATCTTGTCTTGACGTAGTTTTTCTCCTATTCTTTGCATCTTGTTAACATCCCACGAAAAAACTGGAAATTATTATACAGTCATAGGAATATATAAAACTACAAGAACAACATATACATTCAATTGCATCAACCATATATGTGCTTGTTTCATTTCCTTATTATTCTAGCAAGGGCTTTCTGTCTAACAAATTAACATGTACACTCAAGGTGAAAAAAGGAAATGCATTATAGCAAGGGACGAAAATTGAAGTTATCCAAATTTACTACCAAATCAACTTTCCAATATTTGACCTTccacatacaaataaatattttccaaatataaaaaatacagtTAGTAATGTTTTCAAGTGATTTGGGATTTATCTCCATTTGTTGTAACAAAGCAGCTTTCATGTATGTCGCCATTAGATACGATATTGGAGAATTTAATGGTTTATACAACAAATTCAGAGTCATATTCTTCATGCAAATAGTTGAAATGAATGTTAGGCCAATAACTCCAGGATATTTCCAGAATATGTTTATGGATGTTACGCTAGCTGAGTTTATTAGAAAAATGATCTACTAACCTTATGGTAGTTTGTAAGTTGTATGCTTTACCTTGCATTAACTAATGAAGCTATTCTGAAGTTTCATGGCATGGAGCCATGGACTCTGAGTTACTGTATCATTTGATCTTTTTAGGCAATACTTGGCAACCACAAATACAAATTCAACCTGCCTACGCTACATGGAAATGAATCAGAATTTTCTGCAGATTCTCATTAACAGAACATGATATTCCTTCGTAGTCAGTGCCATCATGTACTAGATGGGATTAGTTCAGAAGTACATGCGCATTTAACAGCACAACTGTAACAAAAAGCTCATGCTGTGAGCATAATTTCCCACATAGCTAATCGAGTTCACAGCTTATACGGAAGTTGATTCTACGTTCACAGCATAGCTAATCGAGTTTATATACTGCTATTTCCCACATATAACAATACCACTCAACACCGATCACTTGCAATATGTCAAAACCAGAGTAGATACGGTCTATTTCTCGGCAGTTGCCATGCTCCTTACCAAACAACTGTACAAAATGGATGCATGAAGGAACAATTcgtgacttttttttaatcaaatttgaCGATACATGAGAAGGGGGCTCGCCGCTCACCTGTGATGTCGCCGGTGACGAGGAGCAGGTGGGGGCGGATGGCGCGCAGGGCGGGGCCGAGGATGCTCGCGAGGTCGTCGGCGCGGTCGGGGTGGTAGGCGCTGATGTGGAGGTCGCTGACCTGCACCACCCACGCCACGTCGCCGTCCATGGAGAAGGCCGACCTCGCCACCGAGGCAAGGTCGTCGGCGACCACCAGCCACGGGGCACACAGCCGGTGGAGggcgagcagcagcagaagaaccAGCGGGGAGCGGAGGTGCGAGGCCATCGCTGGGCGGTGAACGGGTTCGGGATCCGGCGCGGCGGGGAATCTCTACGCCGACGCGTCCCGTGGTGCGGTGGTGCCGTGTCGGGGAGGAAGAGTGCCCGGCCTGGTGGGCCGTGGGCCACCCGAGCCTTAAGACGAACCAGTGACTTGGCCCAGAACCGGAACTGGATACCCATGACCACGGTCATGTGGGCCCATCACGCATGGGCGGAACCACGGACGTGCCGGCCTTTTACATGTTGGGCTGAAACGTTATAGGCTAGGCCTGATGGGCCTCCGTCCTCGGCCATGGGCCCGTTAATCTTCGTCGTCGTGGTCGTGCCCATTGGCCAGTCTGTGGCACTGTGCTCTATAGGCCGt from Oryza glaberrima chromosome 3, OglaRS2, whole genome shotgun sequence carries:
- the LOC127768650 gene encoding putative metallophosphoesterase At3g03305, encoding MASHLRSPLVLLLLLALHRLCAPWLVVADDLASVARSAFSMDGDVAWVVQVSDLHISAYHPDRADDLASILGPALRAIRPHLLLVTGDITDAKNRRKTTSRQDEREWITYKKAIDAIVGIGGIDKSRIFDIRGNHDTYGVPYRGGKLDFFSTYSVNSQLDRLSTISSILLQGRRNYLFLGIDDTMSIGIRYPANLFGHPTDKRIDAVNSELQYWSNHSNVPITKVVFGHYPMSFTTSSQKGQRYESTFAKQSISAYLCGHLHAKISKQLWRFHEMSATTQEQKTSYWEWELGDWKESRLMRILAIDGGAISFIDHTLKQAFQTSILITYPTDSRSMNTLESMNWSTRNDINVLVFSNQVIRNVSARVFDSHNEFKIVEEIPLQLVATPSVHKPLFHAEWNAENYKSPSPTRYWLQVFAQDSQGGKTSSERRPFSVEGKVQIQSRPCLNYLIFEVQWEDMYQVLLWSNFAFIIVLLFAPKLLYHFMKKSLTYQRWTVSVMLSPIQPRKAYFWLVWFLMEGARNRPIWFSLLIYVIWLIEMPWFWGHATSEKGEIAQMYLSGWSIPSLGEDLTWNKSSNPDVLVITLPFLYLVVVPVVVVIYSLFAEKAVACLRHSRRTENTVNPTNSNPESGYLLPSASVSLANLSDKKILSKVMKFCGGWTRRVLLLLCCLIAVIHLKLSSRLMSAYGAKPVAFSPPVTWMPLLLLSATAYCTMPNTLVLSAIFEARVY